The following proteins come from a genomic window of Gimesia chilikensis:
- a CDS encoding DUF3365 domain-containing protein: MLKTGLVTSLAVTALFLFNLNLSGADPQGDKGGAEQPSPAAVERTRDTVKMLDDIYKNAVVLITDKYVNDEEDFPAGSAAVELFRRVGKTGFHQVRLIDATGEPYEPKNVAKSKFEKQGIKQLKAGKSYYEAVVVKDGKPYLQAMTPIPVVMKKCVMCHPHYKDAKEGEAIGAISYELPIR; encoded by the coding sequence ATGCTCAAGACAGGATTGGTTACCAGCCTCGCAGTGACTGCTCTGTTTCTGTTCAATCTGAATCTATCTGGCGCTGACCCGCAGGGGGATAAGGGGGGAGCGGAACAGCCTTCCCCGGCAGCGGTCGAACGGACACGCGACACCGTCAAGATGCTGGATGACATCTACAAGAACGCGGTGGTGTTGATAACGGACAAGTACGTGAATGACGAGGAAGACTTCCCGGCAGGGAGTGCAGCGGTCGAGTTGTTCAGGCGGGTGGGGAAAACCGGTTTTCATCAGGTGCGTCTGATTGATGCGACGGGAGAGCCGTACGAACCCAAAAACGTTGCGAAGAGCAAATTTGAAAAGCAGGGGATCAAGCAGCTGAAAGCGGGCAAGTCTTACTATGAGGCGGTGGTGGTCAAGGATGGAAAACCATACCTGCAGGCGATGACGCCGATTCCGGTGGTGATGAAAAAATGCGTGATGTGTCATCCGCATTATAAAGACGCCAAAGAAGGAGAAGCGATCGGTGCAATCAGTTACGAACTGCCGATCCGGTAA
- a CDS encoding DNA alkylation repair protein yields the protein MKPHPAQQFAVGPSIMKGTPLKEIMNGQLVKLIGVSLADVTPGFDTPTFQKRAKRNLNKLELKERALNIAHAMAEQLPEDFDELAPLLIKSLGPRLQATEQNGLAPFFYFPHSQLIAEYGADHLESGLKVCYELTQRFTAEFCIRPFLIAHRDKSLKQLKRWAKDANPHVRRLVSEGTRPRLPWAMRLRDFQDDPGYTLPLLESLKDDSELYVRRSVANHLADIAKDHPEVAYEVCHKWLSEIEAMQKPEQIKNRRWVLRHAVRLPAKKEVPEALAIRKAAADRKT from the coding sequence ATGAAACCGCACCCCGCACAACAGTTTGCTGTCGGCCCCTCGATCATGAAGGGTACGCCTCTTAAAGAAATCATGAACGGCCAGCTGGTGAAGCTGATCGGCGTCTCACTGGCCGACGTAACCCCGGGCTTCGACACCCCCACTTTCCAGAAACGCGCCAAACGTAATTTAAACAAACTGGAACTGAAAGAACGGGCCCTCAACATCGCACACGCGATGGCCGAACAGCTGCCGGAAGATTTTGACGAGCTGGCACCGTTACTCATCAAGTCACTCGGTCCCCGGCTGCAGGCGACCGAGCAAAACGGGCTGGCGCCGTTCTTTTATTTCCCTCACTCACAGTTGATCGCCGAGTATGGTGCCGACCATCTGGAGAGCGGCTTGAAAGTCTGTTACGAATTGACGCAACGCTTCACCGCGGAATTCTGTATTCGCCCGTTTCTGATCGCACACCGCGACAAGAGTCTGAAACAGCTCAAACGCTGGGCGAAAGATGCCAACCCCCATGTGCGGCGTCTCGTCAGTGAAGGGACACGGCCCCGGCTTCCCTGGGCGATGCGGTTACGGGACTTTCAGGACGACCCCGGTTACACACTGCCTCTGCTGGAAAGTCTCAAGGACGATTCCGAACTCTATGTGCGGCGTTCGGTAGCCAATCATCTGGCTGATATCGCCAAAGATCATCCTGAAGTCGCCTACGAAGTTTGTCATAAATGGCTGTCAGAAATTGAGGCCATGCAGAAACCGGAACAGATTAAAAATCGCCGCTGGGTCTTGAGACACGCCGTACGCCTGCCGGCCAAAAAAGAAGTTCCCGAAGCCCTCGCCATCCGCAAAGCGGCCGCTGACAGAAAAACATGA